A stretch of Labrus bergylta chromosome 19, fLabBer1.1, whole genome shotgun sequence DNA encodes these proteins:
- the cibar1 gene encoding LOW QUALITY PROTEIN: CBY1-interacting BAR domain-containing protein 1 (The sequence of the model RefSeq protein was modified relative to this genomic sequence to represent the inferred CDS: substituted 1 base at 1 genomic stop codon), translating into MSRTPDARARDNQTRKIQENITNVEKHFGEMCQLFAAYARKTARLRDKADLLVREIGLYADMETPNLKKGMKQFADHLAKVEDYRQAEVERLDAKVIEPLKSYGAVVKRKREDLKMTQSARDRETKQMAQLERTRQRNPSDRQIISQVCLSSPGKRYQFSDWXLQAESELQRATMDATRTTRQLEETIDEFEIQKIRDIKRIFGEFVTVEMSFHAKALEVYTLAFQSIQSVDEEEDLEVFRSSLHPPDYQSRLDLVRANSKTSLDRTGSFLSTSGTLQQQRTSNRQTRREEEEEDEEEDEEESEEEDEEDNSDDEN; encoded by the exons ATGAGTCGGACGCCGGATGCAAGAGCGAG GGACAACCAGACAAGAAAGATCCAGGAAAATATCACCAATGTGGAGAAACATTTCGGAGAGATGTGCCAACTGTTCGCTGCCTACGCGCGCAAAACAGCCCGGCTACGAGACAAGGCAGATCTCCTGGTCCGGGAAATTGGCTTGTATGCAGACATGGAAACACCAAACCTGAAAAAGGGAATGAAACAGTTTGCTGACCACCTGGCCAAGGTCGAAGACTACCGTCAGGCGGAG GTGGAAAGACTCGACGCCAAAGTCATCGAGCCTTTGAAAAGTTATGGTGCTGTAGTGAAACGGAAAAGG GAGGATCTGAAGATGACTCAGAGtgccagagacagagagaccaAACAGATGGCTCAGCTTGAGAGAACCCGGCAGAGAAACCCCTCCGACAGGCAGATCATC tctcaggtgtgtctctc aagcccaGGTAAAAGGTATCAATTTTCTGATTGGTAACTTCAGGCTGAGAGCGAGCTCCAGAGAGCCACCATGGACGCCACGCGGACCACCAGGCAGCTGGAGGAGACCATAGACGAGTTTGAGATTCAGAAGATCCGGGACATCAAG AGGATCTTTGGAGAGTTTGTGACGGTGGAGATGTCGTTCCACGCAAAGGCCCTGGAGGTTTACACATTGGCCTTCCAGAGCATTCAAAGTGTGGACGAAGAGGAGGACCTGGAG GTGTTCAGGAGCTCGCTGCACCCCCCTGACTACCAGTCACGCTTAGACTTAGTGCGAGCTAATTCCAAAACCTCCCTCGATCGGACCGGGTCCTTCCTCAGTACATCAGGGACCTTACAG CAACAAAGAACCAGCAACCGCCagacgaggagagaggaggaagaagaggatgaggaggaggatgaggaggaatctgaagaggaggatgaagaggacaactctgatgatgaaaattaa